From a region of the Citricoccus muralis genome:
- a CDS encoding recombinase family protein produces the protein MGKLIGYARVSTRRQDADRQVGDLLAAGVRRDDLYVDHGVSGARASRPKFDNAVAALQDGDTLVITTLDRLGRSTQNMLAFAETLREEGAGLRVLNLGGGDVDTHTPMGSMVFTVMAALAQMELEIKRERTTDSVAKRRAAGKDLGGRPRTFTDSQIRSAAHLVESGRHAAQVARDLGMSRATLYRRMADLEAREGVSTHGK, from the coding sequence GTGGGAAAGCTCATCGGATACGCACGGGTCTCGACCCGGCGACAGGACGCCGACCGGCAGGTCGGGGACCTGCTCGCGGCCGGCGTCCGCCGGGATGACCTCTATGTCGATCACGGGGTCTCCGGGGCTCGGGCGTCCCGGCCGAAGTTCGACAATGCGGTTGCCGCCCTGCAGGACGGGGACACCCTGGTGATCACCACCCTGGACCGGTTGGGCCGGTCCACGCAGAACATGCTCGCCTTCGCCGAGACCCTCCGAGAGGAAGGTGCCGGGTTGCGGGTGCTCAACCTCGGTGGGGGAGACGTGGACACGCACACGCCGATGGGATCCATGGTGTTCACGGTGATGGCGGCCCTGGCGCAGATGGAGCTGGAGATCAAGCGCGAACGCACCACCGACTCCGTCGCCAAACGCCGGGCCGCCGGCAAGGACCTCGGCGGTCGTCCCCGAACGTTCACCGATTCCCAGATCCGCAGCGCCGCCCACCTGGTCGAGTCCGGTCGGCACGCCGCGCAGGTCGCCCGGGACCTGGGCATGTCCAGAGCCACTCTCTACCGCCGGATGGCCGACCTCGAGGCCCGGGAAGGGGTGAGCACTCATGGCAAGTGA